AAGCGATGAAGTAAATCAAAGAATCAGTTTTGAACTTCAGACATTAAAAAACATGGGATTTCCCGGATATTTTTTAATTGTTCAGGATTTTATTTCACAAGCACGTAAAATGGGCATATGGGTTGGTCCAGGTCGTGGTTCAGCCGCAGGATCAGTAGTTTCTTACTGCCTTCAGGTAACAGATATTGATCCGTTTAAATATGATTTACTTTTTGAGCGTTTTTTAAATCCTGAACGTATTTCAATGCCCGATATTGATATTGACTTTGACGAAGACGGACGAGAGAATATTCTTAAATGGGTTGTTGATAAATACGGAAAAGATAAGGTAGCTAATATTATAACATTTGGCAAAATGGCAGCAAAATCATCTATTAAAGATGTTGCCAGAGTCCAAAAATTATCTTTGAGCGAAGCTGAAAGATTAACTAAAATGATTCCTGAAAAACCGGACATGGATCTGGTTAAAGCATTTAAAGAATCTCCCGAATTAAGAAAAGAAAAAGAATCGGGAACCCCAGAAGTAATGTCTACTTTAAAATATGCACAGACACTTGAGGGTTCAGTTCGCCAAACCGGAATTCACGCCTGTGGAATTATTATTAGCAGAAATCCATTAACAGAATATATTCCTGTATGCATTTCCAAAGATTCTGACTTATTAGTAACACAATTTGACGGCCATTATCTGGAAGAAGTTGGCATGCTTAAAATGGACTTTTTAGGTTTAAAAACTCTTTCCATTTTGAAAGATGCAGTTACAAATGTAGAACTATCAAAAGGAATTGTTGTCGACATAAATAAGATAAGTCTTGAAGATAAAAAGACGTTCGAACTTTTTAGTAAAGGCTTAACCACAGCAGTATTTCAGTTTGAGTCGGAAAATATGCAAAAGTATTTGCGTGAACTAAAACCGAATCGTTTTGAGGATTTAATTGCGATGAATGCACTTTACCGACCAGGTCCAATGGAGTATATTCCAAACTTCATAAGCCGTAAACATGGCAGGGAAGCAATACATTACGACCTACCCGACATGGAAGGTATTCTTAAAGACACTTATGGCGTTACAGTTTATCAGGAACAGGTAATGTTACTCTCTCAGAAATTAGCAGGTTTTACAAAAGGTGACGCAGATGGTTTACGTAAGGCAATGGGAAAAAAACAACGTGCAGTTCTTGATAAAATGAAAGGCTCGTTTATGGAGGGTTGCAAGAAAAATGGACACGCAGAAGTTACCTGCGAAAAAATTTGGACAGACTGGGAGGCATTTGCACAATACGCATTTAACAAATCACACTCAACATGCTATGCATATTTGGCATATCAGACAGCCTATCTTAAAGCTCATTACCCTGCAGAATTTTTAGCTGCCAACCTTAGTCGTAACTTAGACGATATAAAAGAAATTACCAAGTTAATGGATGCATGCAGACGCATGAATTTAAAAGTACTCGGTCCTGATGTTAACGAAAGTCATATAAAATTTACTGTAAACAAAGATGGTAATCTTAGATTTGGATTAGGTGCAATAAAGGGATTAGGAGAATCTGCTGCGGAAGTTATTATCAAAGAAAGAAACGCAAATGGTAATTTTACAGATATTTTTAACTTTGTTGAAAGAGTTAGTCCAAGTACAGTTAACAAAAGAAACTTAGAAGCACTTGCAATGTCAGGTGGCTTTGATTCCTTTACAGAATTAAAACGATATCAATACTTTGGAGATGGCGAAATCTCTTTTATCGAACAATTAATAAGATATGGTTCAAAGTTTCAATCGGATAAAAACAATACGCAACAATCATTATTTGGAAATATAAATCCTATTGAGATAAAACGACCAGAAATTCCGAAAAATGAGGAATGGTCAAGACTATTCCAACTCGAAAAAGAAAAGGAACTAATTGGAATTTATTTATCTGCACACCCTCTTGATCCCTATCGGTACGATATCGAGAGTTTAACCTCAAATTCACTTTCAGAGATTCATGACTTATCCTCTTTTGAAGGAAAAGAAATAACTATTGCAGGATTTGTTACGAGTACACAAAATAAAATGTCAAAGACTGGTAATCCATTCTCTTCTTCAACTATTGAAGACTTCTCAGACACATTCAGATTTAGCTTGTTTGGAAAAGATTTTGTTGAGTACGGAAAATATATGCAGGTTGGCATGTGTCTTCTGATAAAAGCAAATGTAAAAAGAAGAATGCGAGACGATAATCAAGGTGAACTGGAATTGAAATTTTCAAAAATTTCTCTGTTGTCAGAATCCAGAAAAGAAATTAAAAAAGTTATATTAAAAATTCCTGTTCATAATATTAACGAAGAATTTATATCCGAAATCGAGAAACTATGTAAAAAACACAAAGGAAAATCTCAGTTGAATTTTTCCATATATTCTGATAATGATAGACTTTCAATAGATATGTTTACAAGAAATTTTGCAATAACTTTAAACAATGATTTAATTGATTACTTTACTGATAATGGTTTGGAATTTAAATCAAATTGAGTTAATAAAATTGGAAAACTAAATTTTGGGAATTTATTTAATGAATATATTTTTAATGTAATTTTAACAAATTAAAAACTTTATAAAATGACTATTGAATTTACCGATGCTAATTTTGAGGAATTAGTTGTAAAATCTGACAAACCTGTATTAGTTGATTTTTGGGCTGAATGGTGCGGACCATGCAGAATGATAGCTCCATTAGTTCATGAACTTGCCGAAGAATATAATGGAAAAGCTGTTTTCGGAAAAGTAGACGTAGACAATAATGTTGGAGTAGCTTCAAAATATGGAATAAGAAATATTCCTACAATTCTGTTTTTTAAAAACGGTCAGGTAGTTGACAAACAAGTTGGAGCTGTTCCTAAAAAAGCTTTAGCTGAAAAAATTGACAAACTATTATAATAATTAATTACGGATTACAAATTACGAATGGTAATATTTGTCATTCGTAATTTATCATCCATACTAAAATAAGATGTCAGTATTAATGGAATTTGCAATGTTTCCAACAGATGTTGGAACAAGCAAGAGTGAATTTGTAAGTAAAGTAATAGAGATGATCAGAAATGATGTTCCTAATTATAAACTTACAGCGATGGGAACAATAATTGAAACAGAAACACTTGAAGAAGCACTGGCAGTTGTTCAGAAAGCTCAGGATATTCTTCTTCCACACACAGAAAGAATTTATTCTACAGTAAAATTTGATATTAGAAAAAACTGTAACCATAGATTAGATCAAAAAATTAAATCAATCGAAAATAGAATCGGTGATGTAAATAAATGATCAGAATTCTACTTTTTTTCGCTCTGATTATTCCATCAAAGCAAATTTTTTCTCAAAGCTTTATGGATAATTCGGCATTTAAATCAGGTGAAAGGATTTCATATAATATTATGTACAACCTCGGCTTTATTTGGGTTAATGCAGGTAAAGTTGAATTTTCTGTTGATAGTATAAGCTTTAACAACAAACCTACATATATTTTTAAAAGCTCCGGATCTTCATATTCTTCTTATGATTGGGTAATGAAAGTAAGAGAAGTTTTTTCATCTTATTTTGACTGCTTAACTGTAAAACCTATAAAATATGCAAGAAAATCAATTGAGGGAAGTTATTTTGCCAATGAAATATATGAATTCGATTATCAAAAAAATAAATTATATTCTCAAATAGAAAACAGTAATACTAAACTTACTAAAGATACCATAGCATTAAGACAAAACACCTTCGACTTATTATCTGCTATTTATGTTTGCAGAAATTTAGATTTCTCAAAATATTCTATTAATTCCAAAATTCCGTTTTTAATATTTATGGATAATAAATATGAACCTTTATATGTAAAATATTTGGGACCAGCAGTTTTTGAAGATAGAGAAGGAAAAAAAACAAATTGTATAAAATTCTCTGCCAGTCTGGTTTCCGGAACAATTTTTACTTCAGGTGAAAATATGAAAATTTGGGTAACTAATGACAATTTCCATATACCGGTATATATAGAAGCAGATATTCTTGTGGGTTCTGTAAAAGCATTTATTTCATCATATAACGGAAATAAATAATCTGTTTTTACATTTTTTTAGGCAGCTATTTTAGTTTTTCCTCTAACTTTCTTATTTAAATACTTTCTTTTCGTTTATGTTTTTCAATAGCAGAAAGGTTTTTACTTGCTTTTAAAAATGTTTCGTTTTTTAATGTTTTTTTATCAACAATTTTTAAATTTATAGGCAACTTTTTTTTAAAAAGACTGTCTTAAATATAATTGACCCAAAAAACATAATATGAAAAATAAGATTATTATAATATTTACATTAATATTTGTAAATATCTTTTTTGTATCGCATGTATTTAGCCAGTTAGTATTGAATACAACATCAAGTCCAACCCAATTGGTTCAGAATGATTTGGTAGGAGGAGGTGTTACTGTTTCGAATGTAACATTTCAAGGTGTTTCCTGTAATACTTCAGCAGCATGTCAAATCGCAGGATTTAGTAATGGAAATACCACAAATCTAGGTCTTAATCAAGGAATCGTTTTAGCAACTGGTTATGTTACAAATATTCCAAATACGGCTGGTACAGGGATGAGTGATATTATTGGAGGGCCTGGTACATCCGAACTTGATGCTATTTCTAGTAACACTTCACAGGATGCAGCTGTTTTAGAATTCGATTTCACTCCCTTACAGAATACTTTTTCATTTCGATATGTTTTTGCTTCTGAAGAATACCCTGATTATGTTTGTTCTACATATAATGATGCTTTTGGTTTTTTTGTAACCGGACCAAATCCGCTAGGTGGGAACTATACAAATCAAAATATTGCATTAATTCCAAGTACAACTATTCCTGTAATGATTAATTCAGTTAATAGTGGTTCAGCTGGAAGTTTTGGAACAGGCACATGTACTTCATTAGGTTACTCTTCCTATTTTGTCGATAATGGGAGTGGCTCTACCATTGTATATAATGGATTTACAACTGTACTTACTGCACAATGTAATGTTACACCATGTGTCCCTTATCACATCAAAATTGCTGTAGGTGATGTTGGAGATGGAGCATTAGATTCAGGTGTTTTTCTTGAAGCTAATTCATTTTCTACAGATGCGTTGGATATTGTTGTAACATATTCCAATGGCACAACAGCAGGAGAAGGTTGTTCAACAGCTACAGTAACTGCAACCGTAGGTAATGCACCAGCATCGCCTCTTGTTGTAAATTATACTATAAGTGGAACTGCAACAAATGGTGTTGATTTTCCTGCAATTCCGGCATCTCTTACTATTCCAGCCGGAAGCACATCAACTTCTTTTGTAATAAATCCTACTTTAGATGGAATAGCTGAAGGTACTGAAACCGTAATATTTACTATGCCTAGTGGCTGCGGAGGTTTTAGTTATGACACTGTTTACATTTCCAATAATTCTGCTTTAACAGTAAATGCCGGTATTGACCAAAGTCTTTGTGCCAGTGCAATGCCTGCTACACTAACAGCAATTTCTTCTGGTGGTGCTGCACCTATTACTTTTGCATGGAATAATGGCGGAGGAGCCGGTGCAACAGTTAATGTTTCTCCTGCAACTACAACAACATATACAGTTACAGCAACTGATGCATGTGGTCAGACAGCCACAGATCAGGTAATCGTTACTGTTACCCCTAACCCAACATCAACTTTTACAGCTACAACTCCAATTTGCGTTAACCAACCTTGTACTGTGACATATACTGGCAATGCCGGTATTGGAGCCACATATAGTTGGAATTTTAATGGCGCTACTGTTCAAAGTGGCTCCGGTCAAGGACCATACACAATTACTTGGACAACTGATGCAACATATAACATTACACTTACAGTTACCGAAAATGGCTGTATAAGTTCACAATCAACACAAAATGTTATTGTTTATGCTGCAGGTAGCCCACAATGTTGCACTATGCCAACACCAAACGCCGGAGTTAACAAAACAGTTTGCTCTCTTACTACAAATTTAGAAGGAGTTGCATCAATTCCAGTTGGTGTCTGGACTAGTGTGCCTGCAACTGCAAGTTTCACAAATCCGGCAAGCCCTACCAGTAATGTTACTGTACCAACCGGAGGTGTATATACTTTTACATGGACAGAAGCAAACAGCGTATCGTGTACTGCCAGTGATGCTGTAACAATAACATTTAACCAGCAACCTGTTGCCAATGCAGGAATAGGTGGACAAACATGTTCTCATTCTTTTAATTTAACAGGTAATGCAAGTGTTGGAACAGGAACATGGACAGCAGCTCCTTCAACGGGTGTGGTCTTTGCTAATGTTAACAGCGCCTCAACAAATGTCACAGTCACAACTGATGGATCATATACTTTTTCATGGACTGAAAATAACAATGGTTGTACAAGTTCTGCCAGCGTAAATGTTGTATTTACCACTACCCCCATAGCAAATGCAGGTCCCGACGTATCTGTTTGTCAACTTTCTAACACTATGCAGGCAGTTGCAAGTGTTGGCACAGGTACATGGACATTGGCTTCGGGTCCTGGCAATGCCTCATTCGACAACCCTAACAACCCTAATGCTACAGTTACAGTTGGAGTTTCGGGAACATATACATTTACCTGGACTGAAAATAATGGCAACGGGTGTACCGATCAGGATAATGTTGTTGTTCAGCTTACACAAACACCTAGTTCGGATTTCACTGCAACTGCGATTGCTTGTACAGGAGGCATATCTACTATTAATTACATCGGCAACTGTAACGGACTTTGTACATATAATTGGACATGGAACGGAGGCACTGCATTACCAGGAACAGGAGCAGGACCACATTCGGTTTCATGGGCTACACCGGGACCACAGTCTGTTGGATTAACAGTTTCACTTAACGGATGTACATCTGCTCAAACTATTGTTAACCTTAATAATCCTACTCCTTTAGTTCATAGTATTACTCCTACAGATTTACTTTGTTACGGACAAATGAACGGATCTGCTAATTTAAATATATCAGGTGGTACATTCCCGTATCAGTTCCTTTGGAGTAACGGTTCTAATCAGGAAGATTTAGCTGGTATTGGAGCAGGAACTTATTCGGTTGTAATTACTGACCTTAATGGATGTACAGCTACTAACGGAACTACTATAATTGAACCTTCGCCATTTATTATCAGTTGTACTCCAAGCATGACTATTTGTTTGGGACAATCGGCACCGATTACTATTAGTGCGACAGGGGGAAGCGGAACATATAGTTTCTTCTGGGATGGAGTGCCTTCTAATCCCGCTATTCTTGTTAATCCGGATACTACCACACAATATATTGCTACAGCAATTGACGGTAACGGATGCCCTAGTAATACGGCTATTATTACTGTTCACGTTTCGCCGAAAATTAATGTAACTCTTATACAAAATGCAGACAGCGTTTGTCATGGAGAAGCAGTTATGCTTACTCCGGTTATCACAGGCGGTATAGGACCACCATACATGATTATTAATCAAGATGGAATGGTTGTTACTCCT
The window above is part of the Bacteroidia bacterium genome. Proteins encoded here:
- a CDS encoding DUF3108 domain-containing protein, which produces MIRILLFFALIIPSKQIFSQSFMDNSAFKSGERISYNIMYNLGFIWVNAGKVEFSVDSISFNNKPTYIFKSSGSSYSSYDWVMKVREVFSSYFDCLTVKPIKYARKSIEGSYFANEIYEFDYQKNKLYSQIENSNTKLTKDTIALRQNTFDLLSAIYVCRNLDFSKYSINSKIPFLIFMDNKYEPLYVKYLGPAVFEDREGKKTNCIKFSASLVSGTIFTSGENMKIWVTNDNFHIPVYIEADILVGSVKAFISSYNGNK
- the trxA gene encoding thioredoxin, producing the protein MTIEFTDANFEELVVKSDKPVLVDFWAEWCGPCRMIAPLVHELAEEYNGKAVFGKVDVDNNVGVASKYGIRNIPTILFFKNGQVVDKQVGAVPKKALAEKIDKLL
- a CDS encoding MTH1187 family thiamine-binding protein; this translates as MSVLMEFAMFPTDVGTSKSEFVSKVIEMIRNDVPNYKLTAMGTIIETETLEEALAVVQKAQDILLPHTERIYSTVKFDIRKNCNHRLDQKIKSIENRIGDVNK
- a CDS encoding choice-of-anchor L domain-containing protein; this encodes MKNKIIIIFTLIFVNIFFVSHVFSQLVLNTTSSPTQLVQNDLVGGGVTVSNVTFQGVSCNTSAACQIAGFSNGNTTNLGLNQGIVLATGYVTNIPNTAGTGMSDIIGGPGTSELDAISSNTSQDAAVLEFDFTPLQNTFSFRYVFASEEYPDYVCSTYNDAFGFFVTGPNPLGGNYTNQNIALIPSTTIPVMINSVNSGSAGSFGTGTCTSLGYSSYFVDNGSGSTIVYNGFTTVLTAQCNVTPCVPYHIKIAVGDVGDGALDSGVFLEANSFSTDALDIVVTYSNGTTAGEGCSTATVTATVGNAPASPLVVNYTISGTATNGVDFPAIPASLTIPAGSTSTSFVINPTLDGIAEGTETVIFTMPSGCGGFSYDTVYISNNSALTVNAGIDQSLCASAMPATLTAISSGGAAPITFAWNNGGGAGATVNVSPATTTTYTVTATDACGQTATDQVIVTVTPNPTSTFTATTPICVNQPCTVTYTGNAGIGATYSWNFNGATVQSGSGQGPYTITWTTDATYNITLTVTENGCISSQSTQNVIVYAAGSPQCCTMPTPNAGVNKTVCSLTTNLEGVASIPVGVWTSVPATASFTNPASPTSNVTVPTGGVYTFTWTEANSVSCTASDAVTITFNQQPVANAGIGGQTCSHSFNLTGNASVGTGTWTAAPSTGVVFANVNSASTNVTVTTDGSYTFSWTENNNGCTSSASVNVVFTTTPIANAGPDVSVCQLSNTMQAVASVGTGTWTLASGPGNASFDNPNNPNATVTVGVSGTYTFTWTENNGNGCTDQDNVVVQLTQTPSSDFTATAIACTGGISTINYIGNCNGLCTYNWTWNGGTALPGTGAGPHSVSWATPGPQSVGLTVSLNGCTSAQTIVNLNNPTPLVHSITPTDLLCYGQMNGSANLNISGGTFPYQFLWSNGSNQEDLAGIGAGTYSVVITDLNGCTATNGTTIIEPSPFIISCTPSMTICLGQSAPITISATGGSGTYSFFWDGVPSNPAILVNPDTTTQYIATAIDGNGCPSNTAIITVHVSPKINVTLIQNADSVCHGEAVMLTPVITGGIGPPYMIINQDGMVVTPPIYVYPEQTGYYSVYVEDACGTFDTSGVNIFVYPFPPADALPDSVQGCQPFTVHFNEINPDNGQTYLWDFGDNENLSLAKNPVHVYTHSGTFTVTLTVTSKYGCKTIRTYTDMITVWPKPEAHFVWSPEFASIIKPVVQFTNMSINAVNYIWTFGDGDSTGVINPTHKFNDAGSYSVELIAISNKGCYDTVVYPVVIQEEYTFYAPTAFSPDGDKVNDFFLGLAHGIKETGFYMAVYDRWGEIIWDTKIYSELTEQTEKWDGRAKNNEIVPVGTYTWIAKFKDNRGNEHEATGAVTVVR
- the dnaE gene encoding DNA polymerase III subunit alpha, whose amino-acid sequence is MSQFVHLHVHTQYSILDGASNIKNLIKKAAEYNMPAVTMTDHGNLFGVKDFLNSVKAHNDEEQKLQKKAEEKGEIYKARVLKPIIGCEMYVARRSLNLKEKDVKEDRSGNHLIVIAKNETGYRNLIKLSSVAFTEGFYSKPRIDKELLFKHKEGLIISTACIAGEIPRAIRSGDIELAENLVKEYQSEFGEDFYLELQRHKATDPNADSEVYPQQQLVNKHLVELSAKTGVKVIATNDVHFINSEDAEAHDRLICINTGSQLDDVSRMHYTKQEWFKSPEEMAIIFEDHPEAIANTIEISNKIEPFNLNKAPVMPKFPIPEEFGTIEKYKETFSEEDLISEFTNETFIRLGGYNNVLRIKFEADYLQHLVEIGAKNRYGENPSDEVNQRISFELQTLKNMGFPGYFLIVQDFISQARKMGIWVGPGRGSAAGSVVSYCLQVTDIDPFKYDLLFERFLNPERISMPDIDIDFDEDGRENILKWVVDKYGKDKVANIITFGKMAAKSSIKDVARVQKLSLSEAERLTKMIPEKPDMDLVKAFKESPELRKEKESGTPEVMSTLKYAQTLEGSVRQTGIHACGIIISRNPLTEYIPVCISKDSDLLVTQFDGHYLEEVGMLKMDFLGLKTLSILKDAVTNVELSKGIVVDINKISLEDKKTFELFSKGLTTAVFQFESENMQKYLRELKPNRFEDLIAMNALYRPGPMEYIPNFISRKHGREAIHYDLPDMEGILKDTYGVTVYQEQVMLLSQKLAGFTKGDADGLRKAMGKKQRAVLDKMKGSFMEGCKKNGHAEVTCEKIWTDWEAFAQYAFNKSHSTCYAYLAYQTAYLKAHYPAEFLAANLSRNLDDIKEITKLMDACRRMNLKVLGPDVNESHIKFTVNKDGNLRFGLGAIKGLGESAAEVIIKERNANGNFTDIFNFVERVSPSTVNKRNLEALAMSGGFDSFTELKRYQYFGDGEISFIEQLIRYGSKFQSDKNNTQQSLFGNINPIEIKRPEIPKNEEWSRLFQLEKEKELIGIYLSAHPLDPYRYDIESLTSNSLSEIHDLSSFEGKEITIAGFVTSTQNKMSKTGNPFSSSTIEDFSDTFRFSLFGKDFVEYGKYMQVGMCLLIKANVKRRMRDDNQGELELKFSKISLLSESRKEIKKVILKIPVHNINEEFISEIEKLCKKHKGKSQLNFSIYSDNDRLSIDMFTRNFAITLNNDLIDYFTDNGLEFKSN